A genomic stretch from Amia ocellicauda isolate fAmiCal2 chromosome 23, fAmiCal2.hap1, whole genome shotgun sequence includes:
- the edaradd gene encoding ectodysplasin-A receptor-associated adapter protein, which yields MASLKPLDDSFYDRIMNGPVEDTDPSSTTTGMSLSKYPVQVADTTKDAVTLQIGSVKSEYLMPPSDRIRQPEDNGSFLSETTQDFFKRFESSCESCYCSVPPPKISDLMNDEDLLYFLRLKLDPNYSTIKNWKNFASKWGMTYDELNFLEHRTQGSTHSPTQEFLQRNNEKTVKELTDLCITYQRIDVLRKLQKWVEKDWPKRWQKAH from the exons ATCGTATAATGAACGGACCAGTGGAAGACACAGACCCCAGCAGTACAACCACAGGAATG TCATTGTCAAAATATCCAGTTCAAGTCGCAGATACAACCAAAG ACGCAGTGACTCTGCAGATAGGCTCCGTCAAGAGCGAGTACTTGATGCCTCCTTCTGACAGAATACGGCAG ccTGAAGACAATGGGAGCTTTTTATCAGAAACAACACAAG ACTTCTTCAAAAGATTCGAGAGCTCCTGCGAGAGTTGCTATTGCTCGGTCCCCCCACCCAAGATCAGCGACCTCATGAACGACGAAGACTTGCTGTACTTCCTGCGACTAAAGCTGGACCCCAACTACTCGACCATCAAGAACTGGAAGAACTTTGCCAGCAAGTGGGGCATGACTTACGACGAACTGAATTTCCTGGAGCACCGGACTCAGGGCTCCACCCACAGCCCCACCCAGGAGTTCTTGCAACGAAACAACGAGAAGACGGTCAAGGAGCTGACCGACCTGTGCATCACATACCAGAGGATCGACGTCCTCCGAAAACTACAGAAGtgggtggagaaagactggCCAAAACGATGGCAAAAAGCACATTAA
- the LOC136719354 gene encoding neuroblast differentiation-associated protein AHNAK yields MIGHKRNRSFSDSFVLEDTEKGGVVVKDIKDDACGLKRGDEIVGATIYFDKLNKDEISKILKLTEPYNNSMKVLTKQDQKSASVDFGLNDYGLGSLKGGRIDNEYDKLFNSKIKKYLRPESATLGRITRPNIKGLNGQLRNPEARVSKPRFTVPGADLDIEGPQLKDGQWPSAKMGAPNAELNMPNAGIPSTRASIHGPDIDIDGNLQSPDVNWSLPNMKALKLNVKDSNVLPKLNGPEVDLDGQIPSEDIDLSAPNLKGGIKSPKLNLDGPSAKVKAPKFKMPTFTHDSPDLNIPGVKGGVNMSAPGLQGDLEGPNIDVKAPKANLKSPDINIDGPGGKFKMPDIGLSGPKVKGPNMDYDADINTPDLNLSAPKIKGGFNTPDLDVNLPKADLKGPNMNLKSPNLDIESPKGKFQMPKFKKPDFGISGPKVKGPNMDYDADINTPDLNLSAPKIKGGFNTPDLDVNLPKADLKGPNMNLKSPNLDIESPKGKFQMPKFKKPDFGISGPKVKGPNMDYDADINTPDLNLSAPKIKGGFNTPDLDVNLPKADLKGPNMNLKSPNLDIESPKGKFQMPKFKKPDFGISGPKVKGPNMDYDADINTPDLNLSAPKIKGGFNAPDLDVNLPKADLKGPNMNLKSPNLDIESPKGKFKMPKFKKPDFGISGPKVKGPNMDYDADINTPDLNLSAPKIKGGFNTPDLDVNLPKADLKGPNMNLKSPNLDIESPKGKFKMPKFKKPEFGISGPKVKGPNMDYDADINTPDLNLSAPKIKGGFNTPDLDVNLPKANLKGPKLDVNTPDLDVKGPKGKFKMPTFKKPDFGLSGPKVKGPNMDFDGDINTPDLNLSAPKIKGGINTPDLDVHLPNADLKGPNLNLKAPNLDVDGAGGKFKMPSVKMPDFGLSGPKVKGPNMDFDADMETPDLNLSAPKIKGGFNTPDLDLNLPNADLKGPNLNLKAPNLDVDGPGGKFKMPSMKMPDFGLSGPKVKGPNMDFDADMNTPELNLSGPKIKGGFNTPDLDVHLPKADLKGPNMNLKSPNLDIESPKGKFKMPKFKKPDFGISGPKVKGPNMDYDADINTPDLNLSAPKIKGGFNTPDLDVNLPKANLKGPKLDVNTPDLDVKGPKGKFKMPTFKKPDFGLSGPKVKGPNMDFDGDINTPDLNLSAPKVKGGFNAPDLDVHLPNADLKGPNLNLKAPNLDVDGPGGKFKMPSMKMPDFGLSGPKVKGPDMDFDGDINTPDLNLSAPKIKGGINTPDLDVHLPNADLKGPNLNLKAPNLDVDGAGGKFKMPSVKMPDFGLSGPKVKGPNMDFDADMETPDLNLSAPKIKGGFNTPDLDLNLPNADLKGPNLNLKAPNLDVDGPGGKFKMPSMKMPDFGLSGPKVKGPNMDFDADMNTPELNLSGPKIKGGFNTPDLDVNLPKADLKGPNMNLKSPNLDIESPNGKFKMPKFKKPDFGISGPKVKGPNMDYDADINTPDLNLSAPKIKGGFNTPDLDLNLPKADLKGPNLNLKAPNLDIDSPKGNFKMPSMKMPDFGLSGPKVKGPNLDIDADMKAPDLNLSAPKIKGGLSAPDLDVNLPNADLRSPNLNLKAPNLDIDGPGGKFKMPSMKMPDFGLSGPKVKGPNMDYDADINTPDLNLSAPKIKGGFNTPDLDVNLPKADLKGPNMNLKSPNLDIESPKGKFQMPKFKKPDFGISGPKVKGPNMDYDADINTPDLNLSAPKIKGGFNTPDLDVNLPKADLKGPNMNLKAPNLDIESPNGKFQMPKFKKPDFGISGPKVKGPNMDYDADINTPDLNLSAPKIKGGFNTPDLDVNLPKADLKGPNMNLKSPNLDIESPKGKFKMPKFKKPDFGISGPKVKGPNMDYDADINTPDLNLSAPKIKGGFNTPDLDVHLPNADLKGPNLNMKAPNVGINKPKGKFKMPNFGFSGPKVKNPDLNINTPNIKGDFDASLSKATLPKGNIQLPKFKTHTLPDVDFDLSPPTLAGSGLFPTPKMDGPDINLKGPKASIQDMDLEVPGGKTKKSKFKMPSFGISNKSLKGPKIDLDANMPKADLSDRGMTLPSVHLSGPNASVPQADLNLKSPKIKGGLDLTAPQFQGGLKGPNIDVPTLEGDIKGPGMDFSTPKAKLSGPNLNFDTPKLAGSLNSPNFKAEAPSLNMKAPHIDVPHANITVPKVNAPSYEDYLLNVGGLDRGLEASPSNIDVTGKLQTFKDSLSGPNIKGEVDAPNLQVSSRDGKIKSGTFKLNKSTADAQKEYDLPDTNDDNSRSFNIPNMIGLGNNKESLDKEHYSPDSYSADYNFPSVDLTL; encoded by the coding sequence CAAGAAATACCTTCGTCCTGAATCCGCTACACTGGGACGTATTACAAGACCAAATATTAAGGGTTTGAATGGACAACTGAGGAATCCTGAAGCTCGTGTCTCAAAACCCAGATTCACCGTTCCAGGTGCTGACCTAGACATTGAAGGACCACAGCTGAAGGACGGACAATGGCCCAGTGCTAAAATGGGTGCTCCAAATGCTGAACTAAATATGCCCAATGCTGGGATACCTTCCACTAGAGCAAGTATACATGGACCTGACATAGACATTGATGGCAACCTTCAATCCCCTGATGTTAACTGGTCACTTCCAAACATGAAAGCTCTTAAATTGAATGTCAAAGACTCTAATGTTCTCCCAAAACTGAATGGACCTGAAGTAGACTTAGATGGTCAGATTCCAAGTGAAGATATTGACTTGTCAGCCCCCAATTTGAAAGGTGGCATTAAATCTCCCAAATTGAATTTAGATGGACCAAGTGCAAAAGTTAAAGCTCCAAAATTTAAAATGCCCACTTTTACACATGACAGTCCAGACCTGAATATTCCAGGAGTGAAAGGTGGTGTGAATATGTCAGCTCCTGGCCTTCAAGGAGACCTCGAGGGCCCTAACATAGATGTCAAAGCACCAAAAGCAAACTTAAAATCTCCAGACATCAACATTGATGGCCCTGGGGGGAAATTCAAAATGCCTGACATTGGGCTATCTGGACCAAAAGTGAAGGGTCCAAACATGGACTATGATGCAGACATAAACACACCAGACTTAAATCTCTCAGCTCCTAAGATCAAGGGAGGATTCAATACTCCTGACTTAGATGTAAATTTACCAAAAGCTGACCTGAAGGGACCTAATATGAATCTGAAGTCCCCAAATCTTGACATTGAAAGTCCCAAGGGAAAATTCCAAATGCCAAAATTTAAAAAGCCTGACTTTGGGATCTCTGGGCCAAAAGTGAAAGGTCCAAACATGGACTATGATGCAGACATAAACACACCAGACTTAAATCTCTCAGCTCCTAAGATTAAGGGAGGATTCAATACTCCTGACTTAGATGTAAATTTACCAAAAGCTGACCTGAAGGGACCTAATATGAATCTGAAGTCCCCAAATCTTGACATTGAAAGTCCCAAGGGAAAATTCCAAATGCCAAAATTTAAAAAGCCTGACTTTGGGATCTCTGGGCCAAAAGTGAAAGGTCCAAACATGGACTATGATGCAGACATAAACACACCAGACTTAAATCTCTCAGCTCCTAAGATTAAGGGAGGATTCAATACTCCTGACTTAGATGTAAATTTACCAAAAGCTGACCTGAAGGGACCTAATATGAATCTGAAGTCCCCAAATCTTGACATTGAAAGTCCCAAGGGAAAATTCCAAATGCCAAAATTTAAAAAGCCTGACTTTGGGATCTCTGGGCCAAAAGTGAAAGGTCCAAACATGGACTATGATGCAGACATAAACACACCAGACTTAAATCTCTCAGCTCCTAAGATCAAGGGAGGATTCAATGCTCCTGACTTAGATGTAAATTTACCAAAAGCTGACCTGAAAGGACCTAATATGAATCTGAAGTCCCCAAATCTTGACATTGAAAGTCCCAAGGGAAAATTCAAAATGCCAAAATTTAAAAAGCCTGACTTTGGGATCTCTGGGCCAAAAGTGAAAGGTCCAAACATGGACTATGATGCAGACATAAACACACCAGACTTAAATCTCTCAGCTCCTAAGATCAAGGGAGGATTCAATACTCCTGACTTAGATGTAAATTTACCAAAAGCTGACCTGAAAGGACCTAATATGAATCTGAAGTCCCCAAATCTTGACATTGAAAGTCCCAAGGGAAAATTCAAAATGCCAAAATTTAAAAAGCCTGAATTTGGGATCTCTGGGCCAAAAGTGAAAGGTCCAAACATGGACTATGATGCAGACATAAACACACCAGACTTAAATCTCTCAGCTCCTAAGATCAAGGGAGGATTCAATACTCCTGATTTAGATGTAAATTTACCCAAAGCTAATCTGAAGGGCCCTAAGCTAGATGTGAATACTCCAGATCTTGATGTTAAGGGTCCCAAGGGAAAATTCAAAATGCCAACCTTTAAGAAGCCTGACTTTGGGCTCTCAGGGCCCAAAGTGAAAGGTCCAAACATGGATTTTGATGGAGACATAAACACACCAGACTTAAATCTCTCAGCTCCTAAGATCAAGGGAGGAATCAATACTCCTGACTTAGATGTACATTTACCAAATGCTGACCTCAAAGGTCCTAATCTTAATCTGAAGGCTCCAAATCTTGATGTTGATGGAGCAGGAGGGAAATTCAAAATGCCATCTGTGAAGATGCCTGACTTTGGGCTCTCTGGGCCAAAAGTGAAGGGTCCAAACATGGACTTTGATGCAGACATGGAGACACCTGACTTAAATCTCTCAGCTCCTAAGATCAAGGGAGGATTCAATACTCCTGACTTAGATCTAAATTTACCAAATGCTGACCTCAAAGGTCCAAATCTTAATCTGAAGGCTCCAAATCTTGATGTTGATGGACCAGGAGGGAAGTTCAAAATGCCTTCTATGAAGATGCCTGACTTTGGGCTCTCTGGGCCAAAAGTGAAAGGTCCAAACATGGACTTCGATGCAGACATGAATACACCAGAGTTAAATCTATCAGGTCCTAAGATCAAGGGAGGATTCAATACTCCTGACTTAGATGTACATTTACCAAAAGCTGACCTGAAAGGACCTAATATGAATCTGAAGTCCCCAAATCTTGACATTGAAAGTCCCAAGGGAAAATTCAAAATGCCAAAATTTAAAAAGCCTGACTTTGGGATCTCTGGGCCAAAAGTGAAAGGTCCAAACATGGACTATGATGCAGACATAAACACACCAGACTTAAATCTCTCAGCTCCTAAGATCAAGGGAGGATTCAATACTCCTGATTTAGATGTAAATTTACCCAAAGCTAATCTGAAGGGCCCTAAGCTAGATGTGAATACTCCAGATCTTGATGTTAAGGGTCCCAAGGGAAAATTCAAAATGCCAACCTTTAAGAAGCCTGACTTTGGGCTCTCAGGGCCCAAAGTGAAAGGTCCAAACATGGATTTTGATGGAGACATAAACACACCAGACTTAAATCTCTCAGCTCCTAAGGTTAAGGGGGGGTTCAATGCTCCAGACTTAGATGTGCATTTACCAAATGCTGACCTCAAAGGTCCTAATCTTAATCTGAAGGCTCCAAATCTTGATGTTGATGGACCAGGAGGGAAATTCAAAATGCCATCAATGAAGATGCCTGACTTTGGACTCTCTGGGCCAAAAGTgaaaggtccagacatggattTTGATGGAGACATAAACACACCAGACTTAAATCTCTCAGCTCCTAAGATCAAGGGAGGAATCAATACTCCTGACTTAGATGTACATTTACCAAATGCTGACCTCAAAGGTCCTAATCTTAATCTGAAGGCTCCAAATCTTGATGTTGATGGAGCAGGAGGGAAATTCAAAATGCCATCTGTGAAGATGCCTGACTTTGGGCTCTCTGGGCCAAAAGTGAAGGGTCCAAACATGGACTTTGATGCAGACATGGAGACACCTGACTTAAATCTCTCAGCTCCTAAGATCAAGGGAGGATTCAATACTCCTGACTTAGATCTAAATTTACCAAATGCTGACCTCAAAGGTCCAAATCTTAATCTGAAGGCTCCAAATCTTGATGTTGATGGACCAGGAGGGAAGTTCAAAATGCCTTCTATGAAGATGCCTGACTTTGGGCTCTCTGGGCCAAAAGTGAAAGGTCCAAACATGGACTTCGATGCAGACATGAATACACCAGAGTTAAATCTATCAGGTCCTAAGATCAAGGGAGGATTCAATACTCCTGACTTAGATGTAAATTTACCAAAAGCTGACCTGAAAGGACCTAATATGAATCTGAAGTCCCCAAATCTTGACATTGAAAGTCCCAATGGAAAATTCAAAATGCCAAAATTTAAAAAGCCTGACTTTGGGATCTCTGGGCCAAAAGTGAAAGGTCCAAACATGGACTATGATGCAGACATAAACACACCAGACTTAAATCTCTCAGCTCCTAAGATTAAGGGAGGATTCAATACTCCTGACTTAGATCTAAATTTACCAAAAGCTGACCTGAAAGGTCCAAATCTAAATTTGAAGGCCCCAAATCTTGACATTGATAGTCCCAAGGGAAATTTCAAAATGCCTTCTATGAAGATGCCCGACTTTGGGCTCTCTGGGCCAAAAGTAAAAGGTCCCAACTTGGATATCGATGCAGACATGAAGGCACCAGACCTAAATCTCTCAGCTCCTAAGATCAAGGGGGGACTTAGTGCTCCAGATTTAGATGTAAATTTACCAAATGCTGACCTCAGAAGTCCTAATCTGAATCTGAAGGCCCCAAATCTTGATATTGATGGACCAGGAGGGAAATTCAAAATGCCTTCTATGAAGATGCCTGACTTTGGGCTCTCTGGGCCAAAAGTGAAGGGTCCAAACATGGACTATGATGCAGACATAAACACACCAGACTTAAATCTCTCAGCTCCTAAGATTAAGGGAGGATTCAATACTCCTGACTTAGATGTAAATTTACCAAAAGCTGACCTGAAAGGACCTAATATGAATCTGAAGTCCCCAAATCTTGACATTGAAAGTCCCAAGGGAAAATTCCAAATGCCAAAATTTAAAAAGCCTGACTTTGGGATCTCTGGGCCAAAAGTGAAAGGTCCAAACATGGACTATGATGCAGACATAAACACACCAGACTTAAATCTCTCAGCTCCTAAGATTAAGGGAGGATTCAATACTCCTGACTTAGATGTAAATTTACCAAAAGCTGACCTGAAAGGACCTAATATGAATCTGAAGGCCCCAAATCTTGACATTGAAAGTCCCAATGGAAAATTCCAAATGCCAAAATTTAAAAAGCCTGACTTTGGGATCTCTGGGCCAAAAGTGAAAGGTCCAAACATGGACTATGATGCAGACATAAACACACCAGACTTAAATCTCTCAGCTCCTAAGATCAAGGGAGGATTCAATACTCCTGACTTAGATGTAAATTTACCAAAAGCTGACCTGAAAGGACCTAATATGAATCTGAAGTCCCCAAATCTTGACATTGAAAGTCCCAAGGGAAAATTCAAAATGCCAAAATTTAAAAAGCCTGACTTTGGGATCTCTGGGCCAAAAGTGAAAGGTCCAAACATGGACTATGATGCAGACATAAACACACCAGACTTAAATCTCTCAGCTCCTAAGATCAAGGGAGGATTCAATACTCCTGACTTAGATGTACATTTACCAAATGCTGATCTGAAAGGACCTAATCTTAATATGAAGGCCCCCAATGTAGGCATCAATAAACCTAAGGGAAAATTCAAGATGCCTAATTTTGGATTTTCTGGTCCCAAAGTTAAAAATCCAGATTTGAACATAAACACACCAAATATTAAGGGAGATTTTGATGCATCTCTGTCTAAGGCCACGTTACCTAAAGGAAACATACAATTACCAAAGTTTAAAACTCATACACTACCTGATGTTGACTTTGATCTGAGCCCTCCTACACTAGCAGGGAGTGGACTTTTCCCCACTCCGAAAATGGATGGTCCTGATATTAATTTAAAGGGACCTAAAGCAAGCATCCAAGATATGGATTTGGAGGTTCCAGGTGGAAAGACAAAGAAATCTAAGTTTAAGATGCCATCATTTGGAATTTCAAATAAATCACTGAAAGGCCCCAAGATTGATCTGGATGCTAACATGCCCAAAGCAGATCTTTCAGATCGAGGAATGACCTTGCCATCCGTACATCTTTCTGGTCCAAATGCATCTGTTCCACAGGCTGACCTGAACCTGAAAAGTCCAAAAATCAAGGGAGGTTTAGATTTAACTGCACCACAGTTTCAAGGTGGCTTAAAGGGACCCAACATTGATGTACCAACCCTAGAAGGTGATATTAAAGGTCCAGGTATGGATTTCAGCACACCCAAGGCCAAACTATCAGGACCAAATTTGAATTTTGATACACCAAAACTAGCAGGAAGTCTGAACAGTCCAAACTTCAAAGCAGAAGCTCCTAGCTTAAATATGAAGGCTCCACATATTGATGTACCTCATGCAAACATTACCGTTCCTAAGGTAAATGCACCCTCCTATGAAGATTACTTACTAAATGTGGGAGGGCTTGATAGGGGGCTGGAGGCATCACCATCAAATattgacgtcactggaaaacTGCAGACATTCAAAGACTCGTTGTCTGGACCAAATATAAAAGGGGAGGTCGATGCACCTAATCTACAAGTCAGTAGCcgagatggaaaaataaaaagtggaaCATTTAAACTCAACAAGTCTACAGCAGATGCTCAAAAAGAGTATGACCTCCCAGATACAAATGATGACAATTCAAGGTCTTTTAATATTCCCAACATGATTGGTTTGGGCAATAATAAAGAATCACTCGACAAAGAGCACTATTCCCCCGATTCATATTCAGCTGATTATAATTTCCCATCAGTTGATCTTACATTGTGA